The segment CATGCCTCGCATGAGGCCGGCAACCTGAAGACAACGACCACTGGCCGTTCCCTCAGGACCCAACAACGTGCCCGACACACCCGCCTCCGGAACGCCGCTTTCCACGCCCCGGAAGGGCAGTACTCGCGATCTCCATCACCGTGTGTGCCGAATAGTCAACGTTCCACCCATGAGCTAGCACTCCGGGACATTCGCCCGAAGCTGCCGTGTGCTCCTTAGAAAGGAGGTGATCCAGCCGCACCTTCCGGTACGGCTACCTTGTTACGACTTCGTCCCAATCGCTGGTCCCACCTTCGACGGCTCCTCCCCTCACGGGTTAGGCCACCGGCTTCGGGTGTTACCGACTTTCGTGACGTGACGGGCGGTGTGTACAAGGCCCGGGAACGTATTCACCGCAGCATGCTGATCTGCGATTACTAGCAACTCCAACTTCATGGGGTCGAGTTGCAGACCCCAATCCGAACTGAGACCGGCTTTTTGGGATTCGCTCCGCCTCGCGGCATCGCAGCCCTTTGTACCGGCCATTGTAGCACGTGTGCAGCCCAAGACATAAGGGGCATGATGATTTGACGTCGTCCCCACCTTCCTCCGAGTTGACCCCGGCAGTCTCCTGTGAGTCCCCATCACCCCGAAAGGCATGCTGGCAACACAGAACAAGGGTTGCGCTCGTTGCGGGACTTAACCCAACATCTCACGACACGAGCTGACGACAACCATGCACCACCTGTACACCGACCACAAGGGGGCTGATATCTCTACCAGTTTCCGGTGTATGTCAAGCCTTGGTAAGGTTCTTCGCGTTGCGTCGAATTAAGCCACATGCTCCGCTGCTTGTGCGGGCCCCCGTCAATTCCTTTGAGTTTTAGCCTTGCGGCCGTACTCCCCAGGCGGGGAACTTAATGCGTTAGCTGCGGCACCGACGACGTGGAATGTCGCCAACACCTAGTTCCCAACGTTTACGGCGTGGACTACCAGGGTATCTAATCCTGTTCGCTCCCCACGCTTTCGCTCCTCAGCGTCAGTAATGGCCCAGAGATCCGCCTTCGCCACCGGTGTTCCTCCTGATATCTGCGCATTTCACCGCTACACCAGGAATTCCGATCTCCCCTACCACACTCTAGCCTGCCCGTATCGAATGCAGACCCGGGGTTAAGCCCCGGGCTTTCACATCCGACGCGACAGGCCGCCTACGAGCTCTTTACGCCCAATAATTCCGGACAACGCTCGCACCCTACGTATTACCGCGGCTGCTGGCACGTAGTTAGCCGGTGCTTCTTCTGCAGGTACCGTCACTTGCGCTTCTTCCCTGCTGAAAGAGGTTTACAACCCGAAGGCCGTCATCCCTCACGCGGCGTCGCTGCATCAGGCTTTCGCCCATTGTGCAATATTCCCCACTGCTGCCTCCCGTAGGAGTCTGGGCCGTGTCTCAGTCCCAGTGTGGCCGGTCGCCCTCTCAGGCCGGCTACCCGTCGTCGCCTTGGTGGGCCGTTACCCCACCAACAAGCTGATAGGCCGCGGGATCATCCTGAACCGCCGGAGCTTTCCACCACCCCCCATGCGGGAAGCGGTCGTATCCGGTATTAGACCTCGTTTCCAAGGCTTGTCCCAGAGTTCAGGGCAGATTCCCCACGTGTTACTCACCCGTTCGCCACTGATCCACCCCGAAGGGCTTCACCGTTCGACTTGCATGTGTTAAGCACGCCGCCAGCGTTCGTCCTGAGCCAGGATCAAACTCTCCGTGAATGTCTTCACAAAGAGCGGCACGGCGACCAGCCGGAATAAGGCGGTCCCGCGCACTGCGTCCTCGCTAGTGTTACTTCATAAAGAAATCTCCAACCAACCGAACACGTCGGTCGGCCGGGGATGTCAACATATCTGGCGTTGACTTTTGGCACGCTGTTGAGTTCTCAAGGAACGGACGCTTCCTTCGACCGGCCTTCCGACCGCATCTCCGGGCGCTTCGTTCTTCCGTGTTTCCAGCTTAGCAGATGTTTTCCGCTCCGTTTTCCGGAGTTTCATTCGATCCGATCCGCTTTCGTCTTCCGCGACCTGACGGCCCGTCCGACGTTTCAAACTCTAGCCGATCCCCGCTCCGAAAAGCGAATCGGCCGCAATCTCCGAAAACGAGCACGCCGAAATACGAACGGGGACGCGAAAGACACGCCGACCCGCCACGGATCATCGAACTGGTTTCTCAGGGATTGGCCGCCCCGGGACCGTCCACGCAGACCGCGTGTCCGGTGCTCCCTGTCGAGCGACTAGTCGACACTACGCCGATCGGACGACGGATGCAAACTCGCCCGTACGGACCACCCAGTCGCACGTCGCGCGGGTGCTCGCCACGTAGGCCGCGTTGGGCAGGTCGTTGCTGTCGATGCGCCGGCGGGCGGTCGTCTCGTCCTGGCCGCCGGCGGTGTGGCGGGCGAGCAGGCGGGCGTCGCGGGTGGTCTCGTCCGCGTCGACGTACCAGAGCTCGCGCAGCAGGCTGCGGGCCTCCGTCCACGGGGTGGTGGGGGCGGCGAGGTAGTTGCCCTCGGTGATGACGAGGCGGGTGTGGGGGCGGACGAGGTGGCGGGCGGCGACCGGTTCGTCGAGGTGGCGGTCGAAGTCGGGGGCGTAGACGTCGTGGAAGCGGTCGGTGGCGACGCGCTGGAGGAGGGCGAGGTAACCGCGGGCGTCGAAGGTCTCGGGGGCGCCCTTGCGGGGGCGCAGGCCGAGGCGGTCGAGCTGGGCGTTGGAGAGGTGGAAGCCGTCGAGCGGGAGGTAGGCGGCGGTGTCGGGGCCCTCCCGGCGGTTGACCTCGTCGATCAGGAGGCGCGCGAGGGTGGACTTTCCGGCGGCGGGCGGTCCGGCCAGGCCGAGGAGGGTTCGTCCGGTGCCGCTGCCGGGGCCGCGGAGCAGGGCGAGGGCCCGGGTCACTGCCTGCTCCGCGTCGGCGGGCTGCTCGGGGGCGGGGGCGGTGGTGCGGGTGCCTTCGTCGTGCATGGCTCGCACCCTACGCGCCGGTAGGGGTGCTGAGAACAGGTGCGTCGAGGGTGAGTGTGCCGGCGTCGGCGTCGAGCGTGGCGGGGACGCCGAGCGGGACGGTGATCGAGGACGGGCAGTGGCCGAAGCCGAGTTCCCACAGGAC is part of the Kitasatospora setae KM-6054 genome and harbors:
- a CDS encoding nucleoside/nucleotide kinase family protein — its product is MHDEGTRTTAPAPEQPADAEQAVTRALALLRGPGSGTGRTLLGLAGPPAAGKSTLARLLIDEVNRREGPDTAAYLPLDGFHLSNAQLDRLGLRPRKGAPETFDARGYLALLQRVATDRFHDVYAPDFDRHLDEPVAARHLVRPHTRLVITEGNYLAAPTTPWTEARSLLRELWYVDADETTRDARLLARHTAGGQDETTARRRIDSNDLPNAAYVASTRATCDWVVRTGEFASVVRSA